A region of Anopheles merus strain MAF chromosome 2R, AmerM5.1, whole genome shotgun sequence DNA encodes the following proteins:
- the LOC121603439 gene encoding ataxin-2 homolog isoform X2, translating into MSRRNKTRPGPARSQRQRSIQAEGIYNNAPFMHAATSHVGNLVQIQTPAGHTYEGVFRTFSSQFQVVLEMAHRVEIGPDQKPKINVDTFVDRLIFKPHDIVTIVAKDVDPEDATRDTFKTDTAISRCNGTNWLEDRVLEPWDESGDLNGESLEQSLELDSNADGWDVNDMFLKNEQVYGVQSTFDQSLSGYTVQIQKKDSEEFKVQEQEAEKIANEIENNPVYKERIDIENGDEEAAFAAVIRPNSNNSPQPAAGADKNSNSVSSSSSSTSSTSGNSSNAANSNSNGNNNLASNTNNSTNNNSSSNSSSSSSTGQAMPSNTKYIVPAKRKPGQGGKLVRSTPPPLANSNNNNGGPPVVTTQQQQQQQQVQVQQQQQQQPPSPQAPHKNSYGQMMSQQQQPPPGSQQHGGGGGGGGMGHPQYGMHPNQSPYGHVPHQQQQQPPPQHGQPSVMNSNKMNGDGRGDMGGVPPGGGGSGNMNVNSNQKPLPQRGVRQYATYSEPPPSLNPQQMGGQMQPMSTKPPMHLAHPHHAVVPPHLPPPTVVPAEHVVMQQHSMAMPPPVQQQQPPPPQQQQQQQAQVQAPPPQPQRTVVVRNRDMEIDNLRKFNQDFKLAPPQQQPPMPNVHQQPPPPAPQQQQQQQQQQQGPPSHNVVVQQAPPPQQQPDHSSPPSLDSSPPLINSQPQGKMVVPSPHSEPPPQQAQLNQQQNQASQTASGMVVVPAQLASQSPHLVQQPPPPVVQQPPPQQGQQPPVVVGGGSPPQAQQQQPNHVTPTGAPATGPGSQNAATGSTVPSGGAPNGNANGVGTPDGTSANGNASGEPKPGTATKKVFTLNPAAKPFTPRSPSTPNPSRQPTTNSNISIINGNPYFARPLKSHTSSSPHTPQTPGPAAITQGSYQQSPHVISQQFVTYVVNPSSFQTAQQHQQVAQQTRIRNGRQVPVGASQMQVAAATGQPLLAPNPLQIMSPYGPALHAQPFQAAPPFHQPYRFYETPQPGQIQYLAATPPSTTPSPGQPHQQYHPGPQPSPAGGGPPTYQTVHHQQPTPYPIPVPIVQQQVVPTLYQNMQSAPQQNHHQQNLHVMHVAQHPSAQ; encoded by the exons ATGAGCCGGCGCAACAAAACTCGCCCAGGGCCGGCCAG GTCCCAGCGGCAACGTTCGATTCAAGCCGAAGGCATTTACAACAATGCACCATTCATGCATGCAGCCACATCACACGTAGGCAATCTCGTCCAGATCCAGACTCCAGCCGGCCACACATACGAAGGAGTGTTCAGAACATTTTCCTCACAGTTTCAG GTTGTGCTGGAAATGGCACATCGCGTTGAGATTGGTCCCGATCAGAAGCCAAAAATTAACGTCGATACATTCGTGGACCGACTGATTTTCAAACCGCACGATATCGTCACGATCGTGGCAAAGGACGTCGATCCGGAGGACGCTACGAGGGACACGTTCAAAACCGATACGGCTATTTCGCGTTGCAACGGCACGAACTGGTTGGAGGATCGCGTGCTGGAACCGTGGGACGAAAGTGGCGACCTGAACGGTGAATCGCTCGAGCAGAGCCTCGAGCTCGACTCGAACGCGGATGGGTGGGATGTGAATGATATGTTCCTGAAGAACGAACAGGTGTACGGCGTGCAATCGACGTTCGACCAATCCCTGTCCGGCTACACGGTGCAGATTCAGAAGAAAGACAGCGAAGAGTTTAAGGTGCAGGAGCAGGAGGCGGAAAAGATCGCCAACGAGATAGAGAACAACCCCGTGTACAAGGAGCGCATCGATATCGAGAACGGTGACGAGGAGGCCGCCTTTGCCGCCGTCATCCGTccgaacagcaacaacagcccgCAGCCCGCCGCCGGTGCGGATAAGAACTCGAacagcgtcagcagcagcagcagtagcactaGTAGTACCAGCGGCAACAGTAGTAACGCAGCGAACAGTAATAGTAACGGAAACAATAACCTAGCGAGCAATACGAACAATTcgaccaacaacaacagcagtagcaacagcagcagcagcagtagcacggGTCAGGCGATGCCCTCGAACACGAAGTACATCGTGCCGGCCAAGCGCAAACCCGGCCAGGGTGGCAAGCTGGTGCGAAGCACCCCTCCTCCCTTGGCCaacagtaataataataacggaGGTCCACCAGTAGTGacgacacagcagcagcagcagcagcagcaggtgcaggtgcagcaacagcaacaacagcagccacCAAGCCCGCAGGCTCCGCACAAAAACAGTTACGGACAGATGAtgtcccagcagcagcagcctccgCCAGGCAGTCAGCAACAcggaggcggtggtggtggaggtggtatGGGTCATCCGCAGTACGGAATGCACCCGAACCAATCGCCTTATGGGCACGTgccgcaccagcagcagcagcagcctccgCCGCAGCACGGCCAGCCGTCGGTGATGAACTCGAATAAGATGAACGGCGATGGGCGGGGCGATATGGGCGGTGTCCCAcccggcggtggtggtagtggcaaTATGAATGTAAATAGCAACCAAAAGCCTCTTCCACAGCGGGGAGTTCGCCAGTACGCGACTTACAGTGAGCCGCCGCCATCGCTTAACCCGCAGCAAATGGGTGGCCAGATGCAGCCCATGTCTACGAAGCCCCCAATGCACCTGGCGCATCCACATCACGCCGTTGTGCCACCGCACCTGCCGCCACCAACGGTGGTGCCGGCCGAGCACGTCGTGATGCAGCAGCATTCGATGGCGATGCCGCCGCccgttcagcagcagcagccaccgccgccccagcagcagcagcagcagcaagctcAGGTGCAGGCGCCACCGCCCCAACCCCAGCGCACGGTTGTCGTCCGAAATCGAGACATGGAAATCGACAATCTGCGCAAATTCAACCAAGACTTCAAACTGGCCCCTCCGCAGCAACAACCGCCTATGCCAAATGTTCACCAGCAGCCGCCACCTCCggcgccgcagcagcagcagcagcaacagcagcagcagcaaggacCACCCTCGCACAACGTCGTGGTGCAGCAGGCGCCACCTCCCCAGCAGCAACCCGACCACTCGTCGCCACCGTCGCTGGACAGTTCGCCCCCGCTGATCAACAGTCAGCCGCAGGGCAAGATGGTGGTACCATCGCCCCACAGCGAGCCACCGCCCCAGCAAGCGCAACTGAATCAGCAGCAAAATCAAGCCTCCCAGACTGCCTCGGGTATGGTGGTTGTGCCGGCCCAGCTGGCCTCCCAATCGCCGCACCTTgtgcagcagccgccgccacCGGTCGTGCAGCAACCGCCACCGCAGCAAGGCCAACAGCCGCCAGTAGTGGTCGGTGGCGGCTCGCCGCCCcaggcccagcagcagcaaccgaatCACGTCACCCCTACCGGTGCCCCTGCAACCGGCCCTGGCAGTCAAAATGCGGCCACCGGCAGCACCGTACCGTCGGGTGGTGCACCGAACGGCAATGCGAACGGTGTCGGTACTCCAGACGGAACGTCCGCGAACGGAAATGCGAGCGGGGAGCCGAAACCTGGCACAGCCACTAAGAAAGTGTTCACGTTGAACCCGGCGGCGAAACCGTTTACGCCGCGCAGTCCAAGCACTCCCAATCCATCACG CCAACCAACCACTAACAGTAACATAAGTATCATTAATGGTAATCCTTATTTCGCACGCCCACTGAAAAGTCACACGTCTTCTAGCccgcacacaccacaaacgCCGGGCCCAGCTGCGATAACCCAGGGCTCGTACCAGCAGTCACCGCACGTCATTTCGCAACAGTTCGTGACGTATGTGGTGAATCCGTCCTCATTCCAAACCgcccagcagcatcagcaagtGGCCCAACAGACGCGCATCCGCAATGGCCGACAAG TTCCAGTCGGTGCATCGCAGATGCAGGTTGCGGCCGCAACTGGGCAGCCACTGCTGGCGCCTAACCCGCTGCAAATAATGTCTCCGTACGGGCCGGCGCTCCACGCGCAACCCTTCCAGGCGGCGCCACCGTTCCATCAGCCGTACCGCTTCTACGAAACGCCCCAGCCGGGCCAGATCCAGTATCTGGCCGCGACCCCGCCATCCACGACGCCCTCGCCCGGCCAGCCGCACCAGCAGTACCATCCGGGTCCGCAGCCTTCGCCGGCTGGCGGTGGCCCACCGACCTACCAGACGGTGCACCATCAGCAACCGACACCGTACCCGATCCCGGTCCCCATCGTACAGCAGCAGGTAGTGCCGACGCTCTACCAAAATATGCAGTCCGCACCGCAACagaaccaccaccagcagaacCTGCACGTGATGCACGTGGCCCAGCACCCGTCGGCGCAGTAG
- the LOC121603439 gene encoding ataxin-2 homolog isoform X3 yields MSRRNKTRPGPARSQRQRSIQAEGIYNNAPFMHAATSHVGNLVQIQTPAGHTYEGVFRTFSSQFQVVLEMAHRVEIGPDQKPKINVDTFVDRLIFKPHDIVTIVAKDVDPEDATRDTFKTDTAISRCNGTNWLEDRVLEPWDESGDLNGESLEQSLELDSNADGWDVNDMFLKNEQVYGVQSTFDQSLSGYTVQIQKKDSEEFKVQEQEAEKIANEIENNPVYKERIDIENGDEEAAFAAVIRPNSNNSPQPAAGADKNSNSVSSSSSSTSSTSGNSSNAANSNSNGNNNLASNTNNSTNNNSSSNSSSSSSTGQAMPSNTKYIVPAKRKPGQGGKLVRSTPPPLANSNNNNGGPPVVTTQQQQQQQQVQVQQQQQQQPPSPQAPHKNSYGQMMSQQQQPPPGSQQHGGGGGGGGMGHPQYGMHPNQSPYGHVPHQQQQQPPPQHGQPSVMNSNKMNGDGRGDMGGVPPGGGGSGNMNVNSNQKPLPQRGVRQYATYSEPPPSLNPQQMGGQMQPMSTKPPMHLAHPHHAVVPPHLPPPTVVPAEHVVMQQHSMAMPPPVQQQQPPPPQQQQQQQAQVQAPPPQPQRTVVVRNRDMEIDNLRKFNQDFKLAPPQQQPPMPNVHQQPPPPAPQQQQQQQQQQQGPPSHNVVVQQAPPPQQQPDHSSPPSLDSSPPLINSQPQGKMVVPSPHSEPPPQQAQLNQQQNQASQTASGMVVVPAQLASQSPHLVQQPPPPVVQQPPPQQGQQPPVVVGGGSPPQAQQQQPNHVTPTGAPATGPGSQNAATGSTVPSGGAPNGNANGVGTPDGTSANGNASGEPKPGTATKKVFTLNPAAKPFTPRSPSTPNPSRHTSSSPHTPQTPGPAAITQGSYQQSPHVISQQFVTYVVNPSSFQTAQQHQQVAQQTRIRNGRQGSYRNDIFPVGASQMQVAAATGQPLLAPNPLQIMSPYGPALHAQPFQAAPPFHQPYRFYETPQPGQIQYLAATPPSTTPSPGQPHQQYHPGPQPSPAGGGPPTYQTVHHQQPTPYPIPVPIVQQQVVPTLYQNMQSAPQQNHHQQNLHVMHVAQHPSAQ; encoded by the exons ATGAGCCGGCGCAACAAAACTCGCCCAGGGCCGGCCAG GTCCCAGCGGCAACGTTCGATTCAAGCCGAAGGCATTTACAACAATGCACCATTCATGCATGCAGCCACATCACACGTAGGCAATCTCGTCCAGATCCAGACTCCAGCCGGCCACACATACGAAGGAGTGTTCAGAACATTTTCCTCACAGTTTCAG GTTGTGCTGGAAATGGCACATCGCGTTGAGATTGGTCCCGATCAGAAGCCAAAAATTAACGTCGATACATTCGTGGACCGACTGATTTTCAAACCGCACGATATCGTCACGATCGTGGCAAAGGACGTCGATCCGGAGGACGCTACGAGGGACACGTTCAAAACCGATACGGCTATTTCGCGTTGCAACGGCACGAACTGGTTGGAGGATCGCGTGCTGGAACCGTGGGACGAAAGTGGCGACCTGAACGGTGAATCGCTCGAGCAGAGCCTCGAGCTCGACTCGAACGCGGATGGGTGGGATGTGAATGATATGTTCCTGAAGAACGAACAGGTGTACGGCGTGCAATCGACGTTCGACCAATCCCTGTCCGGCTACACGGTGCAGATTCAGAAGAAAGACAGCGAAGAGTTTAAGGTGCAGGAGCAGGAGGCGGAAAAGATCGCCAACGAGATAGAGAACAACCCCGTGTACAAGGAGCGCATCGATATCGAGAACGGTGACGAGGAGGCCGCCTTTGCCGCCGTCATCCGTccgaacagcaacaacagcccgCAGCCCGCCGCCGGTGCGGATAAGAACTCGAacagcgtcagcagcagcagcagtagcactaGTAGTACCAGCGGCAACAGTAGTAACGCAGCGAACAGTAATAGTAACGGAAACAATAACCTAGCGAGCAATACGAACAATTcgaccaacaacaacagcagtagcaacagcagcagcagcagtagcacggGTCAGGCGATGCCCTCGAACACGAAGTACATCGTGCCGGCCAAGCGCAAACCCGGCCAGGGTGGCAAGCTGGTGCGAAGCACCCCTCCTCCCTTGGCCaacagtaataataataacggaGGTCCACCAGTAGTGacgacacagcagcagcagcagcagcagcaggtgcaggtgcagcaacagcaacaacagcagccacCAAGCCCGCAGGCTCCGCACAAAAACAGTTACGGACAGATGAtgtcccagcagcagcagcctccgCCAGGCAGTCAGCAACAcggaggcggtggtggtggaggtggtatGGGTCATCCGCAGTACGGAATGCACCCGAACCAATCGCCTTATGGGCACGTgccgcaccagcagcagcagcagcctccgCCGCAGCACGGCCAGCCGTCGGTGATGAACTCGAATAAGATGAACGGCGATGGGCGGGGCGATATGGGCGGTGTCCCAcccggcggtggtggtagtggcaaTATGAATGTAAATAGCAACCAAAAGCCTCTTCCACAGCGGGGAGTTCGCCAGTACGCGACTTACAGTGAGCCGCCGCCATCGCTTAACCCGCAGCAAATGGGTGGCCAGATGCAGCCCATGTCTACGAAGCCCCCAATGCACCTGGCGCATCCACATCACGCCGTTGTGCCACCGCACCTGCCGCCACCAACGGTGGTGCCGGCCGAGCACGTCGTGATGCAGCAGCATTCGATGGCGATGCCGCCGCccgttcagcagcagcagccaccgccgccccagcagcagcagcagcagcaagctcAGGTGCAGGCGCCACCGCCCCAACCCCAGCGCACGGTTGTCGTCCGAAATCGAGACATGGAAATCGACAATCTGCGCAAATTCAACCAAGACTTCAAACTGGCCCCTCCGCAGCAACAACCGCCTATGCCAAATGTTCACCAGCAGCCGCCACCTCCggcgccgcagcagcagcagcagcaacagcagcagcagcaaggacCACCCTCGCACAACGTCGTGGTGCAGCAGGCGCCACCTCCCCAGCAGCAACCCGACCACTCGTCGCCACCGTCGCTGGACAGTTCGCCCCCGCTGATCAACAGTCAGCCGCAGGGCAAGATGGTGGTACCATCGCCCCACAGCGAGCCACCGCCCCAGCAAGCGCAACTGAATCAGCAGCAAAATCAAGCCTCCCAGACTGCCTCGGGTATGGTGGTTGTGCCGGCCCAGCTGGCCTCCCAATCGCCGCACCTTgtgcagcagccgccgccacCGGTCGTGCAGCAACCGCCACCGCAGCAAGGCCAACAGCCGCCAGTAGTGGTCGGTGGCGGCTCGCCGCCCcaggcccagcagcagcaaccgaatCACGTCACCCCTACCGGTGCCCCTGCAACCGGCCCTGGCAGTCAAAATGCGGCCACCGGCAGCACCGTACCGTCGGGTGGTGCACCGAACGGCAATGCGAACGGTGTCGGTACTCCAGACGGAACGTCCGCGAACGGAAATGCGAGCGGGGAGCCGAAACCTGGCACAGCCACTAAGAAAGTGTTCACGTTGAACCCGGCGGCGAAACCGTTTACGCCGCGCAGTCCAAGCACTCCCAATCCATCACG TCACACGTCTTCTAGCccgcacacaccacaaacgCCGGGCCCAGCTGCGATAACCCAGGGCTCGTACCAGCAGTCACCGCACGTCATTTCGCAACAGTTCGTGACGTATGTGGTGAATCCGTCCTCATTCCAAACCgcccagcagcatcagcaagtGGCCCAACAGACGCGCATCCGCAATGGCCGACAAGGTAGCTACCGGAATGACATTT TTCCAGTCGGTGCATCGCAGATGCAGGTTGCGGCCGCAACTGGGCAGCCACTGCTGGCGCCTAACCCGCTGCAAATAATGTCTCCGTACGGGCCGGCGCTCCACGCGCAACCCTTCCAGGCGGCGCCACCGTTCCATCAGCCGTACCGCTTCTACGAAACGCCCCAGCCGGGCCAGATCCAGTATCTGGCCGCGACCCCGCCATCCACGACGCCCTCGCCCGGCCAGCCGCACCAGCAGTACCATCCGGGTCCGCAGCCTTCGCCGGCTGGCGGTGGCCCACCGACCTACCAGACGGTGCACCATCAGCAACCGACACCGTACCCGATCCCGGTCCCCATCGTACAGCAGCAGGTAGTGCCGACGCTCTACCAAAATATGCAGTCCGCACCGCAACagaaccaccaccagcagaacCTGCACGTGATGCACGTGGCCCAGCACCCGTCGGCGCAGTAG
- the LOC121603439 gene encoding ataxin-2 homolog isoform X5: MSRRNKTRPGPARSQRQRSIQAEGIYNNAPFMHAATSHVGNLVQIQTPAGHTYEGVFRTFSSQFQVVLEMAHRVEIGPDQKPKINVDTFVDRLIFKPHDIVTIVAKDVDPEDATRDTFKTDTAISRCNGTNWLEDRVLEPWDESGDLNGESLEQSLELDSNADGWDVNDMFLKNEQVYGVQSTFDQSLSGYTVQIQKKDSEEFKVQEQEAEKIANEIENNPVYKERIDIENGDEEAAFAAVIRPNSNNSPQPAAGADKNSNSVSSSSSSTSSTSGNSSNAANSNSNGNNNLASNTNNSTNNNSSSNSSSSSSTGQAMPSNTKYIVPAKRKPGQGGKLVRSTPPPLANSNNNNGGPPVVTTQQQQQQQQVQVQQQQQQQPPSPQAPHKNSYGQMMSQQQQPPPGSQQHGGGGGGGGMGHPQYGMHPNQSPYGHVPHQQQQQPPPQHGQPSVMNSNKMNGDGRGDMGGVPPGGGGSGNMNVNSNQKPLPQRGVRQYATYSEPPPSLNPQQMGGQMQPMSTKPPMHLAHPHHAVVPPHLPPPTVVPAEHVVMQQHSMAMPPPVQQQQPPPPQQQQQQQAQVQAPPPQPQRTVVVRNRDMEIDNLRKFNQDFKLAPPQQQPPMPNVHQQPPPPAPQQQQQQQQQQQGPPSHNVVVQQAPPPQQQPDHSSPPSLDSSPPLINSQPQGKMVVPSPHSEPPPQQAQLNQQQNQASQTASGMVVVPAQLASQSPHLVQQPPPPVVQQPPPQQGQQPPVVVGGGSPPQAQQQQPNHVTPTGAPATGPGSQNAATGSTVPSGGAPNGNANGVGTPDGTSANGNASGEPKPGTATKKVFTLNPAAKPFTPRSPSTPNPSRHTSSSPHTPQTPGPAAITQGSYQQSPHVISQQFVTYVVNPSSFQTAQQHQQVAQQTRIRNGRQVPVGASQMQVAAATGQPLLAPNPLQIMSPYGPALHAQPFQAAPPFHQPYRFYETPQPGQIQYLAATPPSTTPSPGQPHQQYHPGPQPSPAGGGPPTYQTVHHQQPTPYPIPVPIVQQQVVPTLYQNMQSAPQQNHHQQNLHVMHVAQHPSAQ, translated from the exons ATGAGCCGGCGCAACAAAACTCGCCCAGGGCCGGCCAG GTCCCAGCGGCAACGTTCGATTCAAGCCGAAGGCATTTACAACAATGCACCATTCATGCATGCAGCCACATCACACGTAGGCAATCTCGTCCAGATCCAGACTCCAGCCGGCCACACATACGAAGGAGTGTTCAGAACATTTTCCTCACAGTTTCAG GTTGTGCTGGAAATGGCACATCGCGTTGAGATTGGTCCCGATCAGAAGCCAAAAATTAACGTCGATACATTCGTGGACCGACTGATTTTCAAACCGCACGATATCGTCACGATCGTGGCAAAGGACGTCGATCCGGAGGACGCTACGAGGGACACGTTCAAAACCGATACGGCTATTTCGCGTTGCAACGGCACGAACTGGTTGGAGGATCGCGTGCTGGAACCGTGGGACGAAAGTGGCGACCTGAACGGTGAATCGCTCGAGCAGAGCCTCGAGCTCGACTCGAACGCGGATGGGTGGGATGTGAATGATATGTTCCTGAAGAACGAACAGGTGTACGGCGTGCAATCGACGTTCGACCAATCCCTGTCCGGCTACACGGTGCAGATTCAGAAGAAAGACAGCGAAGAGTTTAAGGTGCAGGAGCAGGAGGCGGAAAAGATCGCCAACGAGATAGAGAACAACCCCGTGTACAAGGAGCGCATCGATATCGAGAACGGTGACGAGGAGGCCGCCTTTGCCGCCGTCATCCGTccgaacagcaacaacagcccgCAGCCCGCCGCCGGTGCGGATAAGAACTCGAacagcgtcagcagcagcagcagtagcactaGTAGTACCAGCGGCAACAGTAGTAACGCAGCGAACAGTAATAGTAACGGAAACAATAACCTAGCGAGCAATACGAACAATTcgaccaacaacaacagcagtagcaacagcagcagcagcagtagcacggGTCAGGCGATGCCCTCGAACACGAAGTACATCGTGCCGGCCAAGCGCAAACCCGGCCAGGGTGGCAAGCTGGTGCGAAGCACCCCTCCTCCCTTGGCCaacagtaataataataacggaGGTCCACCAGTAGTGacgacacagcagcagcagcagcagcagcaggtgcaggtgcagcaacagcaacaacagcagccacCAAGCCCGCAGGCTCCGCACAAAAACAGTTACGGACAGATGAtgtcccagcagcagcagcctccgCCAGGCAGTCAGCAACAcggaggcggtggtggtggaggtggtatGGGTCATCCGCAGTACGGAATGCACCCGAACCAATCGCCTTATGGGCACGTgccgcaccagcagcagcagcagcctccgCCGCAGCACGGCCAGCCGTCGGTGATGAACTCGAATAAGATGAACGGCGATGGGCGGGGCGATATGGGCGGTGTCCCAcccggcggtggtggtagtggcaaTATGAATGTAAATAGCAACCAAAAGCCTCTTCCACAGCGGGGAGTTCGCCAGTACGCGACTTACAGTGAGCCGCCGCCATCGCTTAACCCGCAGCAAATGGGTGGCCAGATGCAGCCCATGTCTACGAAGCCCCCAATGCACCTGGCGCATCCACATCACGCCGTTGTGCCACCGCACCTGCCGCCACCAACGGTGGTGCCGGCCGAGCACGTCGTGATGCAGCAGCATTCGATGGCGATGCCGCCGCccgttcagcagcagcagccaccgccgccccagcagcagcagcagcagcaagctcAGGTGCAGGCGCCACCGCCCCAACCCCAGCGCACGGTTGTCGTCCGAAATCGAGACATGGAAATCGACAATCTGCGCAAATTCAACCAAGACTTCAAACTGGCCCCTCCGCAGCAACAACCGCCTATGCCAAATGTTCACCAGCAGCCGCCACCTCCggcgccgcagcagcagcagcagcaacagcagcagcagcaaggacCACCCTCGCACAACGTCGTGGTGCAGCAGGCGCCACCTCCCCAGCAGCAACCCGACCACTCGTCGCCACCGTCGCTGGACAGTTCGCCCCCGCTGATCAACAGTCAGCCGCAGGGCAAGATGGTGGTACCATCGCCCCACAGCGAGCCACCGCCCCAGCAAGCGCAACTGAATCAGCAGCAAAATCAAGCCTCCCAGACTGCCTCGGGTATGGTGGTTGTGCCGGCCCAGCTGGCCTCCCAATCGCCGCACCTTgtgcagcagccgccgccacCGGTCGTGCAGCAACCGCCACCGCAGCAAGGCCAACAGCCGCCAGTAGTGGTCGGTGGCGGCTCGCCGCCCcaggcccagcagcagcaaccgaatCACGTCACCCCTACCGGTGCCCCTGCAACCGGCCCTGGCAGTCAAAATGCGGCCACCGGCAGCACCGTACCGTCGGGTGGTGCACCGAACGGCAATGCGAACGGTGTCGGTACTCCAGACGGAACGTCCGCGAACGGAAATGCGAGCGGGGAGCCGAAACCTGGCACAGCCACTAAGAAAGTGTTCACGTTGAACCCGGCGGCGAAACCGTTTACGCCGCGCAGTCCAAGCACTCCCAATCCATCACG TCACACGTCTTCTAGCccgcacacaccacaaacgCCGGGCCCAGCTGCGATAACCCAGGGCTCGTACCAGCAGTCACCGCACGTCATTTCGCAACAGTTCGTGACGTATGTGGTGAATCCGTCCTCATTCCAAACCgcccagcagcatcagcaagtGGCCCAACAGACGCGCATCCGCAATGGCCGACAAG TTCCAGTCGGTGCATCGCAGATGCAGGTTGCGGCCGCAACTGGGCAGCCACTGCTGGCGCCTAACCCGCTGCAAATAATGTCTCCGTACGGGCCGGCGCTCCACGCGCAACCCTTCCAGGCGGCGCCACCGTTCCATCAGCCGTACCGCTTCTACGAAACGCCCCAGCCGGGCCAGATCCAGTATCTGGCCGCGACCCCGCCATCCACGACGCCCTCGCCCGGCCAGCCGCACCAGCAGTACCATCCGGGTCCGCAGCCTTCGCCGGCTGGCGGTGGCCCACCGACCTACCAGACGGTGCACCATCAGCAACCGACACCGTACCCGATCCCGGTCCCCATCGTACAGCAGCAGGTAGTGCCGACGCTCTACCAAAATATGCAGTCCGCACCGCAACagaaccaccaccagcagaacCTGCACGTGATGCACGTGGCCCAGCACCCGTCGGCGCAGTAG